The genomic segment TATGCTAAAGGTGGCGAGCTGTTCAACAAGGTGGTTAAGGGAAAATTACAGGAAGATGTTGCACGAAAATATTTTCAGCAGTTAATAAATGCTGTTGATTTCTGCCATAGCAGGGCTGTCTACCATCGGGATTTAAAACCTGAAAACATATTATTAGACGAGAATGAAAATCTGAAAGTTTCTGATTTTGGTTTGAGTGCCCTTGCTGAATCAAAACGCCTAGACGGGCTCCTTCATACCACGTGTGGAACTCCTGCCTATGTTTCTCCTGAAGTAATAAACAGGAAAGGTTATGATGGGGCCAAAGCTGATGTTTGGTCATGTGGGGTGATTCTTTATGTTTTATTGGCCGGTTTTCTTCCGTTCTATGATTCTAATTTGATGGAGATGTACAGAAAAATTGGGAAAGGGAAATTTAAGTTCCCGAGTTGGTTTCAACCTGAAGTACGCAAGTTACTTACAAGAATACTGGATCCAAATCCAGAAAGTCGAATTACAATAGCAAGAATCAAGGAAAATGCTTGGTTTAGGCGAGGGTTAAGCATGAAATCAAGAACTTACAATGCAGAGAGTAGTACAACTAATTCATCAGATAGAAATGCCATGGCTTCATTTCAGCACGCAAATGGTGGTGTTTTGGAAGAAAATCCGAGGCTTACAAACCTAAATGCGTTTGACATAATATCATTATCAGATGGATTTGATGTTTCCAGATTGTTTGAGGAGCCTTGTTCGAAAGCCCGATTCTTTTCCTCGAAACCTGCATCTGTTATTGTCTCTATGCTGGAAGAAATTGCCAAACGTTCAAAGCTGAAGATAAGTAAAAAGGACGAGGGGTTGTTCAAGTTTGAGGCAACGAAGGAAGGTAGGAATGGAATTTTATGGATAGAAGCGGAGATATTTGGGGTCGCCCCAGCGTTTCATATGGTGGAAGTGAGGAAAACAAATGGAGATACCTCTGAATATCATAATTTATTGGACTGAAGTTATTAGACCTGGTCTGCAAGAAATTGTTTGTACTTGACACGGACGGTGAACCGCCTTGAGTATGCTTCCTTTCAAATACATTGAATCGCTCATTGACTGAATTTCCTAGTCTAACTTCATTCAAATACCCGACATAGTTTGTTTGTTGTTCTTTTAATAAACTAATTTTGCGGAGGCTAAAAATGTTTGTAGAAAGAAATTCTTGGTTCAACTTTACCCGAGTTATTCTTCAATTTTTGGGACACGCTATCATTTAGAAATGCTATATATTCTGACTGCCTACTATTTTTACCATTACAAAATTGGTTGGTTTcgtgcaattttttaaaattcttaaGCTATATTTGTGCAAGTTTTTACCTTAGTCTGGTTCTCTAGGTAACGATGGGATCTAAT from the Primulina tabacum isolate GXHZ01 chromosome 8, ASM2559414v2, whole genome shotgun sequence genome contains:
- the LOC142553384 gene encoding LOW QUALITY PROTEIN: CBL-interacting serine/threonine-protein kinase 10-like (The sequence of the model RefSeq protein was modified relative to this genomic sequence to represent the inferred CDS: deleted 1 base in 1 codon), producing the protein MDSKSGVLMQRYELGRLLGQGAFAKVYYARSYQTGQSVAIKVIDKEKVMRIGNAAQIIREISIMRLVRHPNIIFLYEVLATKTKIYFVMEYAKGGELFNKVVKGKLQEDVARKYFQQLINAVDFCHSRAVYHRDLKPENILLDENENLKVSDFGLSALAESKRLDGLLHTTCGTPAYVSPEVINRKGYDGAKADVWSCGVILYVLLAGFLPFYDSNLMEMYRKIGKGKFKFPSWFQPEVRKLLTRILDPNPESRITIARIKENAWFRRGLSMKSRTYNAESSTTNSSDRNAMASFQHANGGVLEENPRLTNLNAFDIISLSDGFDVSRLFEEPCSKARFFSSKPASVIVSMLEEIAKRSKLKISKKDEGLFKFEATKEGRNGILWIEAEIFGVAPAFHMVEVRKTNGDTSEYHNLLDEVIRPGLQEIVCT